In Myxocyprinus asiaticus isolate MX2 ecotype Aquarium Trade chromosome 46, UBuf_Myxa_2, whole genome shotgun sequence, a single window of DNA contains:
- the LOC127435586 gene encoding general transcription factor IIH subunit 1-like: protein MASLSEEVLLVVKRVRQRKQDGTLYLMAERIAWGPEGKDRFSVSHLYADIRCQKISPEGKAKIQLQLVLHTGESTTFHFANESTALKDRDATKELLQQLLPKFKKKANKELEEKNRMLQEDPVLFQLYKDLVVSQVISAEEFWANRLSLNSVDHALSNNNKQEVGVSAAFLADIRPQTDGCNGLRYNLTSDIIESIFRTYPTVKQKYAENVPHNLTEKEFWTRFFQSHYFHRDRINTGQQDIFSECAIQDEKGLKSMVTQGVKNPMVDLLSHEDKTLDEGYGTVTVPSTSNPSNKTLRENSNCAIIKRFNHHSAMVLAAGRRKVEASSDQASETSSTDGNSRDSDLFQPPLKKVKLQEAIEYDDLQSDSGRKTIALNLKKSDRYSHGPVPLQPQHYTTSQDIITSISVIQQEMKNYKPCLTKVMSSSAAGSAITELSPGGVLMQGGGQQTINQLVPADVQSELKHLYTAAGELLRHFWSCFPVSTPFLEEKVVKMKSNLERFQVTKLLPFQEKLQRQYLSINLTGHLEEMLQAAYNKFQAWQSRRMMRKT from the exons ATGGCGTCTCTGTCAGAGGAGGTGTTGTTGGTGGTGAAGAGGGTTCGTCAGAGGAAGCAGGACGGCACTCTGTACCTGATGGCTGAGCGGATCGCCTGGGGTCCGGAGGGGAAGGACCGCTTCAGTGTCAGTCATCTGTATGCCGACATTCGCT GTCAGAAGATCAGTCCTGAAGGTAAGGCAAAGATCCAGCTGCAGCTGGTTCTGCACACAGGAGAAAGCACCACCTTTCATTTCGCCAATGAGAGCACAGCACTGAAGGACAGAGACGCCACCAAAGAACTCCTACAGCAACTGCTGCCCAAATTCAAGAAGAAAGCTAATAAAGAGCTGGAGGAGAAAAACAG GATGTTGCAGGAAGACCCTGTTCTGTTCCAGCTCTATAAAGACTTGGTCGTGAGTCAGGTGATCAGTGCAGAGGAGTTCTGGGCCAATCGGCTGAGCCTGAATTCTGTAGACCATGCCCtctccaacaacaacaaacaggaAGTGGGCGTCTCAGCTGCCTTCCTG GCCGACATCAGACCACAGACAGACGGCTGCAACGGCCTGCGGTACAACCTGACCTCTGACATCATCGAGTCCATCTTCAGAACTTACCCTACAG TCAAACAGAAATACGCTGAGAACGTTCCTCACAACTTGACGGAGAAGGAGTTTTGGACGCGGTTCTTTCAGTCTCATTACTTCCACAGAGATCGAATCAACACGGGCCAGCAGGACATCTTCTCAGAGTGCGCAATACAGGACGAGAAGG GCCTGAAATCGATGGTGACTCAGGGAGTGAAGAACCCAATGGTGGATCTGCTCTCCCATGAGGATAAAACATTAGATGAG GGTTACGGGACAGTGACAGTTCCCTCCACATCAAACCCATCAAACAAAACATTGAGAGAGAACAGTAACTGTGCCATCATCAAACGCTTCAACCATCACAGCGCTATGGTGCTAGCGGCCGGACGGCGAAAAGT tgAAGCCTCCAGTGATCAGGCCAGTGAAACCAGCAGCACTGATGGAAACTCCAGAGATTCAGATTTGTTTCAGCCACCACTCAAAAAG GTGAAATTACAGGAAGCCATAGAATATGATGACTTGCAGAGTGACTCTGGCCGTAAAACTATTGCTCTGAACCTGAAGAAGTCAGACAG ATACTCCCATGGGCCAGTTCCTCTGCAGCCGCAACATTACACCACCAGTCAGGACATTATAACCTCCATCAGTGTTATCCAGCAGGAAATGAAGAACTATAAACCCTGTCTGACAAAG GTGATGTCTAGTAGTGCGGCGGGCTCCGCCATCACGGAGCTGTCACCTGGAGGGGTTCTGATGCAGGGTGGAGGTCAACAGACCATTAACC aGTTAGTGCCCGCTGATGTTCAGAGTGAACTGAAGCACTTATATACGGCCGCTGGAGAGCTGCTCCGACACTTCTGGTCCTGTTTCCCCGTCAGCACTCCCTTCCTGGAGGAAAAG GTAGTTAAGATGAAATCTAACCTAGAGCGATTCCAGGTGACtaagctcctcccctttcaggagAAGCTCCAACGGCAGTATTTGAGCATTAAT CTAACGGGCCATCTTGAGGAAATGCTACAGGCTGCATACAACAAGTTTCAAGCCTGGCAATCCCGTCGGATGATGCGAAAAACCTGA